The Bifidobacterium sp. WK012_4_13 genome contains the following window.
TGTTCATAATCCAGACAAGGGCTGCAACGACAGGCATCGTGGCAGGCATCGTTGCATGCGTCGTTGCATGCACCATCGCCTCAATCGCCTCGCTTGAAGAGCTGACAATCACCATCGCCTCACCCAAGCTTCATCCTGACATTCGCTCTCTGGTAAGCCTTGGATCCGTCTCGGGAAAGGAATCCGACAGCAAACCCCTACCTCGCGAGTGAAGCGAGCGCCATACGAGCTGCCATGCAGGAATCGGAGGTGCCCCGACCTCGATAGCCGCGTCGATATCCATCACCGTCTCCGCCGATTCTGCGACTTGATGCTGTCGTCGATACGCTCACGTACTTGCCGCAGCTGTTCCGCCAGCATGTCGAGCGTGTGCTCTGTCAGCGCTCCGTTCGCGTCCGCAGTGCGAAGGTCACTGCGGATGTCCTGTCTGAAGGATTGCAGCAGCTCCTCGGCTTTGCGAATCCGTTCGTCCGATGTCGCATGCATGAATTTCGAACTCTCACGAGCCCTTGCAAAACCTGCCCTTGATGCGAAAGGACCTGTGGAAGTACCGTCTGCACGTGGATTGGTCGTCGAATTCATCGCAGCGTCCAGATCATCACGAAGGGAGCTCATGGATCGACGCATGTCGCTGCGCAGCTCGTCTGCGAGACGACGAACCGAAGATTCTATGTCACATTCCAATTCGGCAGTGTCATCCTTGCGCCTGGCCAGTTCAGCACGGCCAGCATCGGTGATGGAGTATACGGTCTTTCGTCCTTCCTCGGTTCTGGCGATCAGACCCTCCTCGGTCAGCTTTGCCAGACGGGGATAGACTGTTCCAGTGCTCGGGACGTAGGCTCCAGCGAAGCGCTGCTCTATCGCCTGAATCAGTTCATAACCGTGTTTAGGAGACTCATCCAGCAATGTCAGGAGATAGAGTCTCATCTGGCCATGGGCAAAAACCGGCCCGTTCACTGATGCTCACCAACTTTCTCTCCGCGCACCGGTTCATCGTCTTCCCGTCTGACAACTCTCAGCTTGCCCGAAACGGAACCCATGCCCACGCTCAGCGGAGAACCATCGTATGGCCCGTCTTCGTATTTGAATCCTTTGCTCATGGAAGTCTTGTATGTCTGACCACCGACCTGGACTCTTCCGCTGATCGAGTTCACGTCGCACCGGAGTCTGACCTGCGAAGCCAGACGTATCGATGCATTGCCTGATACTGAGTTGAAATCGATGGATGTCGGTGCTCCGAATGCGTCGAGATACAGGTCACCGCTGA
Protein-coding sequences here:
- a CDS encoding helix-turn-helix transcriptional regulator, whose product is MRLYLLTLLDESPKHGYELIQAIEQRFAGAYVPSTGTVYPRLAKLTEEGLIARTEEGRKTVYSITDAGRAELARRKDDTAELECDIESSVRRLADELRSDMRRSMSSLRDDLDAAMNSTTNPRADGTSTGPFASRAGFARARESSKFMHATSDERIRKAEELLQSFRQDIRSDLRTADANGALTEHTLDMLAEQLRQVRERIDDSIKSQNRRRR